Part of the Ficedula albicollis isolate OC2 chromosome 24, FicAlb1.5, whole genome shotgun sequence genome is shown below.
TAATCAAAAAGCAGATACAAAACTAACAAAAGGGAAGTAATTCATTCCTCTTCATGGACAAAGCAGGAATGCCCTGGAAAGCAGCAACAATGGCTTTCCTACAAATGCTCCTCAACACCAGGGTGGAGAAATGTCTCATATATTTAAGAGGCTGTGATTGTTCAGCTGTCTCTGAAGGATCCTCAGCAGCAAAGTGACCATGGCCTCAGTTCTGGCTGTGAATAGCAGGGAAATACCCGAGGGAATCTGTCTTGCAGAGTCCACAGAACACTGAGGCATTAATTAGAGAAGGTTTGGATGGGTACCTGCATTGTGCACACCAGCAAAAACCTTTAATCTTCCAATGGAACGggttccttttcttcccccatcTTCAGGCTCTCCTTTTCCTTACTGTTACaaaaatgggagggaaaaaaagagaaaaaacagctgaaatcagcatcaggctgagcagcaggaggtcCAGagtcacacacagcacagccaaggtGGGATGGCGAGCGTGCCACACGTGTGGTGACCACAGCTCAGGGGACAGGGTGGTCACCTGCCCTCCACCACCACGGCAGCTGCATCCTCTGCATGGGGAGCTGCTGAGAAGGGCAGGAGCCCGATGAGAACTCCAGAGCTTGTCCATCccgggctctgctctgcctgcacgCAGCCAATTATCGCTAATTGGGTTGGCAGGTTTGCATTGGAGATGCTCCCTGCAGGGTCTGAGCCGATGATCCAGACAGGCCGTGCAGATAAACTTATCAAGCCCCCCCAGGAGCCCCTCCCTCCGTGCTGTCCTCACCCCTCAGTGTCTGCCACCTCCAGCCTCTTGTCTCGCGCTCTCCTGCGCCGCTGGCGGCAGATGAACACAGCTGTCACCACGATGACCATCAGCACCGAGGCAGACCCGATGGCCACGGCCAGGAAATGGATTTCTGAGAAGGTCACTGCgtggggagggacagaggaATGAAGCAGAGGGACACACAGGAGGATCCTGTGTCTGTGAATAAAACCTTTCCTCAGgctcctcttttttcccctcgTGCTTTCTGCTTACAACTGCCTTTCTCCCATGATTTTCCCAGATGTGGGAGAAAGCCACTCTGGTTAAATCCACACAAGCTCTGGGGCGTTCCTTGGCCTCTCACCTTTCTGCACGACCCGGAGCCGCACCTCCCCGATGGTGCCATAGACATCTGGCCAGTTTGTCACCTGGCAGGTGAAGGTCCCGTTGTCGCTGGGCTGCAGGTTCCAGATCATGATGGAAACATCGTTGCGCTCAATGTTCCCATCCCAGGTGACTCGGTCCTTAAACCTCCCCGAGGGGGGCTTGTAGGGCTCCTTCTGGTAGTAAAATACCTACAAAAATCACAGGAACATCGAatggctgagctggaagggacctggaAAATTCCTGAAGTCTTGTCGGGCGCAGGATGTCACCTTGGCTGTGACGTCAGCTTTGTAAAGCcacaaatattttaactctGATCACCCAAGACTAAACACAAGAGTATTTTTTAGGCAGGGTCTATAAACAAGGCTGGGATTAATCACTACAAGTGACGAACACCCAGATGTACTTGTGGGTTTGGGTTGTGTCCGTGCCCGCTCACTGCTGGCTGTTGGGGCAGGGGGGAACGGAGCACAGAGATCTCACTCACCAGCTCGTGGGAGCTC
Proteins encoded:
- the LOC101820306 gene encoding myelin protein zero-like protein 2 — its product is MGGPEINLTLGISLIYAELSGAGRSLARSEPDSGRPSKESAPLGWEDFEKLIFYPVTQNPERICVCSPGFVSPMRGHTWLGAALVLGAQLRALWLAAAVEVHTAKEVVAVNGTNQRLRCTFSSSSPVSQQLSVSWNFQPEDLSSHELVFYYQKEPYKPPSGRFKDRVTWDGNIERNDVSIMIWNLQPSDNGTFTCQVTNWPDVYGTIGEVRLRVVQKVTFSEIHFLAVAIGSASVLMVIVVTAVFICRQRRRRARDKRLEVADTEGKEKESLKMGEEKEPVPLED